The proteins below are encoded in one region of Pseudomonas putida S13.1.2:
- a CDS encoding PDR/VanB family oxidoreductase codes for MANTYEMFNVRVTDVEHATPLIKRFTLAREDGAAMPAFTGGSHVIVQMQGADGRQFSNAYSLMSDPRDTRSYQIGVRLEEQSKGGSAFMHQQVEVGTRLTISSPNNLFALDPSAGRHVLIAGGIGITPFLAQLHELEGSSTDYELHYAFRAPEHGAFQDQLANGPHAANTQFYIDSLDRKLDLAALCAGLDEQAHLYVCGPKPLIDAVIACAAKAGIAEQRVHWEQFAATPVTGSAFTVVLAQSGVELQVEEGMTILQAIEKSKAAKVECLCREGVCGTCETAILEGEAEHYDQYLSDEEKAAQQSIMLCVSRARTARLVLDL; via the coding sequence ATGGCCAACACTTATGAAATGTTCAACGTACGCGTTACCGACGTGGAACACGCCACGCCGCTGATCAAGCGCTTTACCCTGGCCCGCGAAGACGGCGCGGCGATGCCCGCCTTCACCGGCGGCAGCCACGTCATCGTGCAGATGCAAGGCGCTGACGGCAGGCAGTTCAGCAACGCCTACTCGTTGATGAGCGACCCGCGTGACACCCGCAGCTACCAGATCGGCGTGCGCCTGGAAGAACAGTCCAAAGGCGGCTCGGCGTTCATGCACCAGCAGGTAGAAGTCGGCACCCGCCTGACCATCTCCTCGCCCAACAACCTGTTCGCCCTCGACCCTTCGGCAGGCCGTCACGTCCTGATTGCCGGCGGCATCGGCATCACCCCGTTCCTGGCGCAACTGCATGAGCTGGAAGGTAGCAGCACCGATTACGAGCTGCACTATGCCTTCCGCGCCCCAGAGCACGGCGCGTTCCAGGACCAGTTGGCCAATGGCCCGCATGCCGCCAACACGCAGTTCTACATCGACAGCCTCGACCGCAAGCTTGACCTGGCCGCCCTGTGCGCGGGGCTGGACGAGCAAGCGCACCTGTACGTGTGCGGCCCCAAACCGCTGATCGACGCGGTCATCGCCTGCGCCGCCAAGGCCGGCATTGCCGAGCAGCGCGTGCATTGGGAACAGTTTGCCGCCACCCCGGTCACCGGCAGTGCCTTTACCGTGGTGCTGGCGCAATCGGGCGTGGAACTGCAGGTGGAAGAAGGCATGACCATTCTGCAGGCCATCGAGAAGTCCAAGGCTGCCAAGGTCGAGTGCTTATGCCGGGAAGGCGTGTGCGGTACGTGCGAGACGGCCATCCTCGAGGGTGAGGCCGAGCATTACGACCAGTACCTGAGCGACGAAGAAAAAGCCGCCCAGCAGAGCATCATGCTGTGCGTCTCGCGCGCCCGCACGGCGCGGCTGGTGCTGGATCTTTAA
- a CDS encoding BCCT family transporter → MSHKNKKIDVFLITVSLIAVLLTVIGLAAFPAQAESAANQLFELSTRTFGTSVQVLVFGSTLAVLYLAFSKYGNIRLGSGKPEYATATWVFMFICAGMGSSTLYWGVMEWAYYYQTPGLNIAAATPKALEYSVGYSFFHWGISAWSIYALASLAMAYHFHVRKKSGLNLASVIEAVTGFKATGPVGRTVDLIFLLTMMGALTVSLALTASTLTRGLHDLTGTPDTFTVQLMVIGGVAVMFSLSSYIGIDGGLQRLSKMVCIGALVFAAVVLLVGPTQFTLNNTANSIGLMIQNYVHMSLFTDPAGDGAFTRNWTVFYWLWWVSYAPGVAMFVTRVSRGRQIKEVVLALLMGGSFGCWFFFGALESYSMHQFITGAVDVPKMLAEQGGESAVTHLLLALPWGQVFLGVYLFIMAIFCASHMDAAAYAVAATSTRNLREGDDPTPTHRLFWCVVLTLVPLAMLFAKASLSTMKTAVVLTAIPFMVILLVKIYGFFKWMIADYGQVPAHVIEEEAARMAGEAPAEHAPRSVAAVH, encoded by the coding sequence ATGTCGCACAAGAATAAAAAGATTGATGTGTTCCTGATTACCGTGAGCCTGATCGCCGTACTGCTCACCGTGATCGGCCTTGCAGCCTTCCCCGCCCAGGCTGAAAGCGCCGCCAACCAGTTGTTCGAGCTGTCCACCCGCACCTTCGGTACCAGCGTGCAGGTGCTGGTGTTCGGCAGTACCCTGGCCGTGCTGTACCTGGCCTTCAGCAAGTACGGCAACATCCGCCTGGGCAGTGGCAAGCCTGAATACGCCACAGCCACCTGGGTGTTCATGTTCATCTGTGCCGGCATGGGTTCGTCGACCCTCTACTGGGGCGTGATGGAATGGGCCTACTACTACCAGACCCCAGGCCTGAACATCGCCGCGGCCACCCCCAAGGCACTCGAGTACAGCGTGGGCTACTCGTTCTTCCACTGGGGTATCAGCGCCTGGTCGATCTACGCCCTGGCCTCGCTGGCCATGGCCTACCACTTCCATGTACGCAAGAAGAGCGGCCTGAACCTGGCTTCGGTTATCGAAGCGGTGACAGGTTTCAAGGCTACCGGGCCGGTGGGCCGTACCGTCGACCTGATCTTCCTGCTGACCATGATGGGCGCCCTGACCGTGTCGCTGGCCCTCACCGCTTCTACCCTGACGCGCGGCCTGCACGACCTGACCGGCACCCCGGATACGTTCACGGTGCAATTGATGGTGATCGGCGGCGTGGCGGTGATGTTCTCGCTCAGCTCCTACATCGGTATCGATGGTGGCCTGCAGCGCCTGAGCAAGATGGTGTGCATCGGCGCGCTGGTGTTTGCCGCGGTTGTGCTGTTGGTGGGCCCGACCCAGTTCACCCTCAACAACACTGCCAACTCGATTGGCCTGATGATCCAGAACTACGTGCACATGAGCCTGTTCACCGACCCGGCGGGCGACGGTGCCTTTACCCGCAACTGGACGGTGTTCTACTGGCTGTGGTGGGTGTCCTACGCCCCGGGCGTGGCCATGTTCGTTACCCGCGTTTCGCGCGGCCGGCAGATCAAGGAAGTGGTCCTGGCCCTGCTGATGGGGGGCAGCTTCGGTTGCTGGTTCTTCTTCGGCGCGCTGGAAAGCTACAGCATGCACCAGTTCATCACCGGCGCGGTGGATGTACCGAAAATGCTCGCCGAACAAGGCGGCGAATCGGCCGTGACGCACCTGCTGCTGGCCTTGCCGTGGGGCCAGGTGTTCCTCGGTGTCTACCTGTTCATCATGGCCATCTTCTGTGCTTCGCACATGGATGCCGCGGCCTACGCGGTGGCCGCCACCAGCACCCGCAACCTGCGTGAAGGTGACGACCCAACGCCAACCCACCGCCTGTTCTGGTGCGTGGTGCTGACCCTGGTGCCACTGGCCATGCTGTTCGCCAAGGCCTCGCTGTCGACCATGAAGACCGCCGTGGTGCTTACCGCAATCCCGTTCATGGTGATTCTGCTGGTGAAGATCTATGGCTTCTTCAAGTGGATGATCGCCGACTACGGCCAGGTACCGGCCCACGTCATCGAAGAAGAGGCTGCACGGATGGCCGGTGAAGCCCCGGCCGAACACGCCCCGCGCAGCGTTGCTGCCGTGCACTGA
- a CDS encoding histone deacetylase family protein: MLTVFSNNHRLHHGSELKDGAITPSFENPQRADTVLARVHSTGLGDVIAEQAFDRGCYVAAHSERYVSFLENAWSEWAATGKTHDALPLVWPVRDLAIDREPGFIDGKLGFYAMDAGAPITAGTWEAVRSSANVALTGVQRIIDGANSAFALCRPPGHHAAREYMGGYCYLNNAAIAAERCLSQGAKRVAVLDVDFHHGNGTQNIFYDRPDVFFASLHGDPHVSYPYFSGYAHERGAGAGEGFNANYPMGKGTRWAQYQLALQEALKRIVAHRPEFLVVSLGVDTFEDDPISHFKLTSEDFLRMGAEIASAGIPTLFVMEGGYMVDEIGINAVNTLQGFESAR; the protein is encoded by the coding sequence GTGCTGACAGTCTTTAGCAACAACCACCGCTTGCACCATGGCTCGGAACTCAAGGACGGCGCAATCACGCCATCGTTCGAAAACCCCCAGCGTGCCGACACCGTGCTGGCCCGGGTGCACAGCACCGGCCTTGGCGATGTCATTGCCGAACAGGCCTTCGACCGTGGCTGCTACGTGGCGGCGCACAGCGAGCGCTATGTAAGCTTCCTGGAAAACGCCTGGTCGGAATGGGCCGCCACCGGCAAGACCCACGATGCGCTGCCGCTGGTGTGGCCAGTGCGCGACCTGGCCATCGACCGTGAGCCCGGCTTCATCGACGGCAAGCTGGGCTTTTATGCCATGGACGCTGGAGCGCCGATCACTGCCGGCACCTGGGAGGCGGTGCGCAGCAGCGCCAACGTTGCCTTGACCGGCGTGCAGCGCATCATCGACGGTGCCAACAGTGCCTTCGCCCTGTGCCGCCCACCGGGGCACCATGCGGCCCGGGAATACATGGGCGGCTACTGCTACCTGAACAACGCCGCCATCGCCGCCGAGCGCTGCCTGAGCCAGGGCGCCAAGCGCGTGGCTGTGCTGGATGTGGACTTCCACCACGGCAACGGCACACAAAACATCTTCTACGATCGCCCCGATGTGTTCTTTGCCTCCCTGCATGGCGACCCGCACGTGTCCTACCCGTATTTTTCCGGCTACGCCCATGAGCGGGGCGCGGGGGCAGGCGAAGGCTTCAACGCCAACTACCCGATGGGCAAGGGCACGCGCTGGGCGCAGTACCAGCTGGCCCTGCAGGAAGCGCTCAAGCGCATCGTTGCGCACCGGCCCGAATTTCTGGTGGTGTCGCTGGGTGTGGACACCTTCGAGGATGACCCGATCAGCCACTTCAAGCTCACCAGCGAAGACTTCCTGCGCATGGGCGCCGAGATCGCCAGTGCCGGTATCCCGACCCTGTTCGTGATGGAAGGCGGTTACATGGTCGACGAAATCGGCATCAACGCAGTGAACACCCTGCAGGGTTTTGAAAGCGCGCGCTAA
- a CDS encoding aminotransferase, with protein MATPNKAFAIAHDPLVEADKAHYMHGYHVFDEHREQGALNIVAGEGAYIRDTHGNRFLDAVGGMWCTNIGLGREEMALAIADQVRQLAYSNPFSDMANDVAIELCQKLAQLAPGDLNHVFLTTGGSTAVDTAYRLIQYYQNCRGKPHKKHIIARYNAYHGSTTLTMSIGNKAADRVPEFDYHHDLIHHVSNPNPYRAPHDMDEAEFLDYLVAEFEDKILSLGADNVAAFFAEPIMGSGGVIIPPEGYFQRMWQLCQTYDILFVADEVVTSFGRLGTFFASEELFGVTPDIITTAKGLTSAYLPLGACIFSERIWEVIAEPGKGRCFTHGFTYSGHPVCCTAALKNIEIIEREQLLDHVKDVGGYLEQRLQSLRELPLVGDVRCMKLMACVEFVADKASKALFPDEVNIGERIHSKAQARGLLVRPIMHLNVMSPPLIVTHAQVDEIVETLRQCIIETARELTALGLYQGR; from the coding sequence ATGGCCACCCCAAACAAAGCATTCGCCATCGCCCACGACCCGCTGGTGGAAGCCGACAAGGCCCACTACATGCACGGCTACCATGTATTCGACGAGCACCGCGAGCAAGGCGCACTGAACATCGTCGCAGGCGAGGGCGCCTATATTCGTGATACCCACGGCAACCGCTTCCTCGATGCCGTCGGCGGCATGTGGTGCACCAACATCGGCCTGGGCCGCGAGGAAATGGCCCTGGCCATTGCGGACCAGGTGCGCCAGCTGGCGTATTCCAACCCGTTCTCCGACATGGCCAACGACGTGGCCATCGAACTGTGCCAGAAGCTTGCGCAGCTGGCACCGGGCGACCTGAACCATGTGTTCCTCACCACCGGCGGCTCGACCGCTGTCGACACCGCCTACCGGCTGATCCAGTACTACCAGAACTGCCGCGGCAAGCCACACAAGAAGCACATCATTGCCCGCTATAACGCCTACCATGGTTCCACCACCCTGACCATGTCGATCGGCAACAAGGCCGCCGACCGGGTGCCGGAGTTCGACTATCACCACGACCTGATCCACCACGTCTCCAACCCCAACCCGTACCGTGCCCCGCACGACATGGACGAGGCCGAATTCCTCGACTACCTGGTGGCCGAGTTCGAGGACAAGATCCTGTCGCTGGGCGCTGACAACGTGGCGGCGTTCTTCGCCGAGCCGATCATGGGCTCGGGCGGGGTGATCATTCCGCCCGAGGGCTACTTCCAGCGTATGTGGCAACTGTGCCAGACCTACGACATCCTGTTTGTCGCCGACGAAGTGGTCACCTCGTTCGGCCGCCTGGGCACCTTCTTCGCCAGCGAAGAACTGTTTGGCGTCACCCCCGACATCATCACCACCGCCAAGGGCCTGACCTCGGCCTACCTGCCGCTGGGCGCGTGTATCTTCTCCGAGCGTATCTGGGAAGTGATTGCCGAGCCGGGCAAGGGCCGCTGCTTCACCCATGGCTTCACCTACAGTGGTCACCCGGTGTGCTGCACGGCGGCGCTGAAGAACATCGAGATCATCGAGCGCGAGCAACTGCTCGATCACGTCAAGGACGTGGGTGGCTACCTGGAGCAGCGCTTGCAAAGCCTGCGCGAGTTGCCGCTGGTGGGTGATGTGCGTTGCATGAAGCTGATGGCCTGTGTCGAGTTCGTGGCCGACAAGGCCAGCAAGGCGCTGTTCCCGGACGAGGTGAACATCGGCGAGCGTATCCACAGCAAGGCCCAGGCCCGCGGGTTGCTGGTGCGCCCGATCATGCACCTGAACGTGATGTCGCCACCGCTGATCGTCACCCATGCGCAGGTGGACGAGATCGTCGAGACCTTGCGCCAGTGCATCATCGAAACCGCGCGTGAACTCACGGCGCTTGGCCTGTATCAGGGCCGATGA
- a CDS encoding Lrp/AsnC family transcriptional regulator: protein MSKAFAIEQLDETDRELLRLLQEDGTLSSAALGERLSMTVTPCWRRRKRLEELGIIKDYQANLDRKKLGYDVMAFAQVRFGNHSANAPDEFEQVILKLPQVLSCHKVTGEADYVLTVLANDLESYGRFVEEVLRRQPGIASIQSSLALREVKAVSRIPVP, encoded by the coding sequence ATGAGCAAAGCCTTTGCTATCGAACAACTGGACGAAACCGACCGCGAGCTGCTGCGCCTTTTGCAGGAGGACGGCACCCTGTCGAGCGCTGCGCTGGGCGAGCGCCTGTCGATGACCGTGACGCCCTGCTGGCGCAGGCGCAAACGCTTGGAGGAGCTGGGCATCATCAAGGATTACCAGGCCAACCTCGACCGCAAGAAGCTGGGCTACGACGTGATGGCGTTTGCCCAGGTACGCTTTGGCAACCATTCGGCCAACGCACCGGATGAGTTCGAGCAGGTGATATTGAAACTGCCGCAGGTGCTGTCCTGCCACAAGGTGACGGGTGAGGCTGACTATGTGCTGACGGTGTTGGCGAATGACCTGGAGAGTTATGGGCGATTCGTAGAGGAGGTGCTACGCCGTCAGCCAGGCATTGCCTCGATCCAGTCGAGCCTGGCGCTGCGCGAGGTGAAGGCGGTTTCCCGAATACCCGTGCCCTGA
- a CDS encoding helix-turn-helix transcriptional regulator, with protein MTQATPDTPLTLTMGALQQWHAALQRALANSDTPEALEYVAAAIGQLVQVESMMISLECQGRAPQLLYQQGIPELHRTAVLERYFSAGYLLDPFCLAVQSGLAEGFYHLQEIAPDNFFDSDYYKAYYLGTGCSEDSYYIVDVSAGRKLSLSLFQGCSGTPLSAGQVDLLRALEPMVRELLGRYARHNLEPGAASAEHGSLQAAFDSFGCQVLTDREREVAHMILRGHSVKSTALELGISPETVRMHRKNLYLKLEINSQSELFARFIDWLRNDQSGP; from the coding sequence ATGACCCAGGCCACTCCCGACACCCCGCTTACCCTGACAATGGGCGCGCTGCAGCAATGGCATGCGGCGCTGCAGCGTGCGCTGGCCAATAGCGATACGCCCGAGGCGCTGGAGTATGTGGCCGCTGCCATCGGCCAGCTGGTGCAGGTTGAATCGATGATGATCAGCCTTGAGTGCCAGGGGCGGGCGCCGCAGCTGCTGTACCAGCAAGGCATTCCCGAGCTGCACCGCACCGCGGTGCTTGAGCGTTATTTCAGTGCCGGCTACCTGCTCGACCCATTCTGCCTGGCCGTGCAAAGCGGCTTGGCCGAAGGCTTTTACCACCTGCAGGAAATCGCCCCCGACAACTTCTTCGACAGCGACTACTACAAGGCCTATTACCTGGGCACCGGTTGCAGCGAAGACAGCTACTACATCGTCGACGTCAGCGCAGGCCGCAAGTTGTCGCTGAGCCTGTTCCAGGGTTGCAGCGGCACGCCTCTGAGTGCCGGGCAGGTCGACCTGCTGCGGGCGCTGGAGCCCATGGTGCGGGAACTGTTGGGGCGTTACGCCCGGCATAACCTGGAGCCCGGCGCAGCATCGGCCGAACACGGCAGCTTGCAGGCGGCGTTCGACAGCTTTGGTTGCCAGGTGCTGACCGACCGTGAGCGGGAGGTGGCACACATGATTTTGCGCGGGCACTCGGTGAAGTCGACCGCGCTGGAGCTGGGCATCTCACCGGAGACGGTGCGCATGCACCGCAAGAACCTGTACCTGAAGCTGGAGATCAACTCGCAGTCCGAGTTGTTTGCACGGTTTATCGACTGGTTGCGCAACGATCAATCTGGGCCGTGA
- a CDS encoding LysR substrate-binding domain-containing protein, with protein MNNLPNLDDLNIFLQVAKRASFAAVADELGMSAAYISKRIRILEQTLEVRLLHRTTRRVTVSEEGERVYQWALQIFDAVQRMGDDISAQHREPAGQLRIASSLGLGRRFVAPALSELAERYPRLDVRLDVHDRLVDLIAEGVDLDIRVGNAIAPNLIAKPLARNRRVLCAAPAYLARRGTPKVLGDLGSHDCLVIKERDHPFGVWQLMGPLGEESVRVTGGLSTNHGEVAHQWCLDGRGILLRSWWDVHDSLQDGRLVQVLEAYHQPADIWAVYTSPLASSAKVRVAVDFFRQYFAERYSLPE; from the coding sequence GTGAATAATCTGCCCAACCTCGACGACCTCAACATCTTCCTGCAAGTGGCCAAGCGCGCCAGCTTCGCGGCCGTGGCCGACGAGCTGGGCATGTCGGCGGCGTACATCAGCAAGCGCATTCGCATCCTTGAGCAAACCCTGGAAGTGCGCCTGTTGCACCGCACCACCCGGCGGGTGACGGTGAGCGAGGAGGGCGAGCGGGTGTATCAATGGGCCTTGCAGATCTTCGATGCCGTACAGCGCATGGGCGATGACATCAGTGCCCAGCACCGCGAGCCGGCCGGGCAGTTGCGCATTGCCAGCAGCCTGGGCCTGGGCCGGCGCTTCGTGGCGCCGGCCTTGTCGGAGCTGGCCGAGCGCTACCCGCGGCTGGACGTTCGCCTGGATGTGCACGACCGCCTGGTGGACCTGATTGCCGAAGGTGTCGACCTGGACATCCGCGTGGGCAACGCCATTGCCCCCAACCTGATCGCCAAGCCGTTGGCACGCAACCGCCGGGTACTGTGCGCAGCGCCGGCGTACCTGGCGCGGCGCGGCACGCCCAAAGTGCTGGGCGACCTGGGCAGCCACGACTGCCTGGTGATCAAGGAGCGCGACCACCCGTTCGGGGTGTGGCAACTGATGGGGCCGCTGGGTGAAGAAAGCGTACGGGTGACCGGCGGCCTGTCGACCAACCATGGCGAAGTGGCGCACCAGTGGTGCCTGGACGGGCGCGGGATACTGCTGCGCTCATGGTGGGACGTGCACGACAGCCTGCAGGACGGGCGCCTGGTGCAGGTGCTGGAGGCCTATCATCAGCCGGCGGACATCTGGGCGGTGTACACCTCGCCGCTGGCCAGTTCGGCCAAGGTGCGGGTGGCGGTGGACTTTTTCCGCCAGTACTTTGCCGAGCGCTACAGCTTGCCGGAGTAG
- a CDS encoding tartrate dehydrogenase: MSKTFRIAAIPGDGIGNEVLPEGIRVVEAAARKHGLDISFEFFEWASCDYYLAHGKMMPDDWFEQLKGFDALYFGAVGWPDKVPDHISLWGSLLKFRRDFDQYVNIRPVRLFPGVPCPLAGREPGDIDFVVIRENTEGEYSSLGGRMFEGTENEFVLQESVFTRRGVDRILKYAFEVAQTRERKHVTSATKSNGMAVSMPYWDERTAAMAANYPEISWDKQHIDILCARFVLQPDRFDVVVASNLFGDILSDLGPACAGTIGIAPSANLNPERKFPSLFEPVHGSAPDIYGKNIANPIAMIWSGALMLDFLGNEGTDPRYRAAHDDILKAIEQVIAAGDVTRDMGGQQSTQQVGQAITALIEG, translated from the coding sequence ATGAGCAAGACGTTCAGAATCGCGGCAATCCCAGGCGACGGCATCGGCAACGAAGTACTGCCCGAAGGCATTCGCGTAGTCGAGGCCGCCGCGCGCAAGCACGGCCTGGACATCAGCTTCGAGTTCTTCGAATGGGCCAGCTGCGACTACTACCTGGCCCACGGCAAGATGATGCCGGACGACTGGTTCGAACAGCTCAAGGGTTTCGACGCGCTGTACTTCGGTGCTGTAGGTTGGCCAGACAAGGTGCCGGACCACATCTCGCTGTGGGGTTCGCTGCTCAAGTTCCGCCGCGACTTCGACCAGTACGTGAACATTCGCCCGGTGCGCCTGTTCCCCGGCGTACCCTGCCCGCTGGCGGGGCGTGAACCCGGCGACATCGACTTCGTGGTCATCCGCGAAAACACCGAAGGCGAGTACTCGTCGCTGGGCGGGCGCATGTTCGAAGGCACCGAGAACGAGTTCGTGCTGCAGGAATCGGTGTTCACCCGCCGCGGCGTCGACCGCATTCTCAAGTACGCCTTCGAAGTGGCCCAGACCCGCGAGCGCAAGCACGTCACCTCGGCCACCAAGTCCAACGGCATGGCCGTGAGCATGCCGTACTGGGATGAACGCACCGCCGCCATGGCAGCCAATTATCCGGAAATCAGCTGGGACAAGCAGCACATTGATATCCTCTGCGCCCGCTTCGTACTGCAACCGGACCGCTTCGATGTGGTCGTGGCCTCGAACCTGTTCGGCGACATCCTGTCCGACCTGGGCCCGGCCTGCGCCGGCACCATCGGCATCGCGCCATCGGCCAACCTGAACCCCGAGCGCAAGTTCCCGTCGCTGTTCGAGCCGGTGCACGGCTCGGCCCCAGACATCTACGGCAAGAACATCGCCAACCCGATTGCGATGATCTGGTCCGGTGCGCTGATGCTCGATTTCCTCGGCAACGAAGGCACCGACCCACGCTACCGCGCTGCCCACGACGACATCCTCAAAGCCATCGAGCAGGTCATCGCCGCCGGTGACGTAACCCGCGACATGGGTGGCCAGCAGTCTACCCAGCAAGTGGGCCAGGCCATCACCGCGCTGATCGAAGGCTGA
- a CDS encoding aromatic ring-hydroxylating oxygenase subunit alpha, whose translation MNDFKRLPADFCANADEAFTIPANFYTKAAVFEHEKEAIFARSWICVGHRSEVADNNAYITRDVIGESIIVVRGRDSVLRAFYNVCPHRGHQLLSGSGKAKNVITCPYHAWTFKLDGELAHARNCDNVVNFDKENSTLVQLRVEEYAGFIFINMDMDAGSVEDQLPGMQARMREACAVIDDLHLAARFVSDTPANWKSIVDNYLECYHCAPAHPGFSDSVDVGQYSHTMHGNWTLQYGLAKPSEQSFKFDENVKDPSFAGFWAWPCTMFNVPPGANFMTVIYEFPVDAETTLQHYDIYFLNKDITEEQQKLIDWYREVFRPEDLRLVESVQKGLKSRGYRGQGRIMADRERSGMSEHGIAHFHNLIAVAHLDD comes from the coding sequence ATGAACGACTTCAAACGCCTGCCCGCCGATTTCTGCGCGAACGCCGACGAGGCCTTCACCATCCCGGCCAATTTCTACACCAAGGCCGCGGTGTTCGAACACGAGAAAGAAGCCATCTTCGCCCGCAGCTGGATCTGCGTGGGCCACCGCAGCGAAGTGGCAGACAACAATGCCTACATTACCCGCGACGTGATTGGCGAAAGCATTATCGTCGTGCGTGGCCGTGACAGCGTGCTGCGTGCGTTCTACAACGTCTGCCCGCACCGTGGCCACCAGCTGCTCAGCGGCAGCGGCAAGGCCAAGAACGTCATCACCTGCCCGTACCATGCCTGGACCTTCAAGCTCGACGGCGAACTGGCCCACGCCCGCAACTGCGACAACGTGGTCAATTTCGACAAAGAGAACTCCACCCTGGTGCAGCTGCGCGTCGAGGAATACGCCGGCTTCATCTTCATCAACATGGACATGGACGCGGGCTCCGTCGAAGACCAGCTGCCAGGCATGCAAGCACGCATGCGCGAAGCCTGCGCGGTAATCGACGACCTGCACCTGGCGGCGCGCTTCGTCAGCGACACCCCGGCCAACTGGAAGTCGATCGTCGACAACTACCTGGAGTGCTACCACTGCGCCCCGGCCCACCCAGGCTTCTCCGACTCGGTCGACGTCGGCCAGTACAGCCACACCATGCACGGTAACTGGACCCTGCAATATGGCCTGGCCAAGCCTTCGGAGCAGTCGTTCAAGTTCGACGAAAACGTGAAAGACCCGTCGTTCGCCGGCTTCTGGGCCTGGCCGTGCACCATGTTCAACGTGCCGCCAGGGGCCAACTTCATGACCGTGATCTACGAGTTCCCGGTCGATGCCGAAACCACCCTGCAGCACTACGACATCTACTTCCTCAACAAGGACATCACCGAAGAGCAGCAGAAGCTGATCGACTGGTACCGCGAAGTGTTCCGCCCAGAAGACCTGCGCCTGGTCGAGAGCGTGCAAAAGGGCCTGAAGTCGCGTGGCTACCGTGGCCAGGGCCGCATCATGGCCGACCGCGAGCGCAGTGGCATGAGCGAGCACGGCATTGCCCACTTCCACAACCTGATCGCCGTGGCCCACCTCGACGATTGA
- a CDS encoding helix-turn-helix domain-containing protein has protein sequence MLENSFAFRLKELLEHHKLTLQAVGTALGISRTAVHKWTRGGEIDYDNLRKLADFLKVNWIWLRYGDEALQNIQQPQVVELPMTDVRRRLTAEIMESETRMKLAQEGARIVTWEWNLISDEVTYSPNVEQVYGWPVHHNEDFWKHLPDEDVQRMQVMYADAVADGSGCECDFRITRPDGEVRWISSRATVVRDSAGRSVKMVGISMDNTERQVAQQALSQSEERFRAIFELAWGALAYIDPDGTWQRVNNSLCELLGYSADELYGMTFQQITHAEDLAQNLQLLQRMLAGETERYEVEKRVRHKNGEYIWVRARTSLQRRGNGEPEHLISVFEDISAERQEHERLQAHIAALEARLAAS, from the coding sequence ATGTTGGAAAACAGCTTCGCCTTCCGCCTCAAGGAACTGCTCGAGCATCACAAGCTGACCCTGCAAGCCGTGGGCACGGCCTTGGGCATTTCGCGCACCGCCGTGCACAAGTGGACCCGAGGCGGCGAGATCGACTACGACAACCTGCGCAAGCTGGCCGACTTTCTCAAGGTCAACTGGATCTGGCTGCGCTATGGCGACGAAGCACTGCAGAACATCCAGCAACCGCAGGTGGTCGAGCTGCCGATGACCGACGTGCGCCGCCGCCTGACCGCCGAGATCATGGAAAGCGAAACGCGCATGAAGCTGGCCCAGGAAGGCGCACGCATCGTCACCTGGGAATGGAACCTGATCAGCGACGAAGTCACCTACTCGCCCAACGTCGAGCAGGTCTATGGCTGGCCGGTCCATCACAACGAAGACTTCTGGAAGCACCTGCCCGACGAAGACGTGCAGCGCATGCAGGTGATGTACGCCGACGCGGTGGCCGACGGCAGTGGCTGTGAATGCGACTTCCGCATCACCCGCCCGGACGGTGAAGTGCGCTGGATTTCTTCCCGCGCCACAGTGGTGCGCGACAGCGCCGGGCGCTCGGTAAAGATGGTTGGCATCAGCATGGACAACACCGAACGCCAGGTGGCCCAGCAGGCGCTGAGCCAGAGCGAGGAACGCTTCCGGGCGATCTTCGAGCTGGCCTGGGGTGCCCTGGCCTACATCGACCCGGACGGCACCTGGCAGCGGGTCAACAACAGCCTGTGCGAGTTGCTGGGCTACAGCGCCGATGAACTCTACGGCATGACCTTCCAGCAGATCACCCACGCCGAGGACCTGGCGCAGAACCTGCAACTGCTGCAACGCATGCTTGCCGGCGAAACCGAGCGCTACGAAGTAGAAAAACGCGTGCGCCACAAGAACGGCGAGTACATCTGGGTACGCGCCCGCACCTCGCTGCAGCGCCGTGGCAATGGCGAGCCGGAACACCTGATCAGCGTGTTCGAAGACATCAGCGCCGAGCGCCAGGAGCATGAACGGCTACAGGCGCACATCGCCGCCCTGGAGGCCCGCCTGGCCGCTTCGTGA